In Phragmites australis chromosome 16, lpPhrAust1.1, whole genome shotgun sequence, one DNA window encodes the following:
- the LOC133895601 gene encoding fructokinase-2 has product MAPLGEGAAAAAASASLVVSFGEMLIDFVPDVAGLSLAESGGFVKAPGGAPANVACAISKLGGSSAFLGKFGDDEFGHMLVDILKQNGVNSEGCLYDQHARTALAFVTLKRNGEREFMFYRNPSADMLLTEAELNLDLIRRAKIFHYGSISLIAEPCRSAHLAAMRAAKDAGILCSYDPNVRLPLWPSEEAARSGILSIWKEADFIKVSDDEVAFLTQGDANDEKNVLSLWFDGLKLLIVTDGDKGCRYFTKDFKGSVPGYKVNTIDTTGAGDAFVGSLLVNVAKDDSLFHNEEKLREVLKFSNACGAICTTQKGAIPALPTIAAAQELVSKGN; this is encoded by the exons ATGGCGCCTCTCGGAGAAGGAGCTGCCGCAGCGGCCGCGTCGGCGAGCCTGGTGGTGTCGTTCGGCGAGATGCTGATCGACTTCGTGCCGGACGTGGCCGGCCTCTCGCTGGCCGAGTCCGGCGGCTTCGTCAAGGCCCCCGGCGGCGCGCCCGCCAACGTCGCCTGCGCCATCTCCAAGCTCGGCGGCTCGTCCGCCTTCCTCGGCAAG TTCGGCGACGACGAGTTCGGGCACATGCTCGTGGACATCCTCAAGCAGAACGGCGTCAACTCGGAGGGCTGCCTCTACGACCAGCACGCGCGCACGGCGCTGGCCTTCGTCACGCTCAAGCGCAACGGCGAGCGCGAGTTCATGTTCTACCGCAACCCCAGCGCGGACATGCTGCTCACGGAGGCGGAGCTCAACCTGGACCTCATCCGCCGCGCCAAGATCTTCCACTACGGCTCCATCTCGCTCATCGCCGAGCCCTGCCGCTCCGCGCACCTCGCCGCTATGCGCGCCGCCAAGGACGCGGGCATCCTCTGCTCCTACGACCCCAACGTGCGCCTCCCGCTCTGGCCCTCGGAGGAGGCCGCGCGCTCGGGCATCCTCAGCATCTGGAAGGAGGCCGACTTCATCAAGGTCAGCGACGACGAGGTGGCCTTCCTCACGCAGGGAGATGCCAACGACGAGAAGAACGTGCTCTCGCTCTGGTTCGACGGGCTCAAGCTCCTCATCGTCACCGACGGCGACAAGGGATGCAGATACTTCACCAAG gacTTCAAGGGGAGCGTGCCCGGCTACAAGGTGAACACCATTGACACCACCGGCGCCGGTGACGCCTTCGTCGGCTCCCTCCTCGTCAATGTCGCCAAGGACGACTCCCTCTTCCAC AACGAGGAGAAGCTGCGCGAGGTGCTCAAGTTCTCCAACGCCTGCGGCGCCATCTGCACCACCCAGAAGGGCGCCATCCCGGCGCTGCCCACCATCGCCGCCGCGCAGGAGCTCGTCAGCAAGGGCAACTAG
- the LOC133895616 gene encoding peroxidase 47-like: MSAAKNLVRLLIVVQVAAGLAGAPGVAALSMDYYGMSCPFAEMIVRSVVGEALMKDPTLAAGLLRLHFHDCFVQGCDASVLLDSTAGNTAEKDALANKSLRGYEVIDRIKQIMEAQCPGIVSCADIIAFAARDAVFMAGGPYYGVPNGRRDGTRSSAADTIALPAPTLNASTLIQMFGSHGLNARDMVALSGGHTLGVAHCASFKNRLQGEAATLDASLASSLGATCANGDSATAPFDRTSNAFDGVYFRELQSRRGLLSSDQTLFESPETRALVNMFATNQAYFFFAFQQGMLKMGQLDLKEGTQGEIRKSCRVVNSY, from the exons ATGAGCGCGGCCAAGAACCTTGTCAGGCTCCTGATCGTCGTGCAGGTGGCCGCCGGCCTGGCAGGGGCGCCCGGCGTCGCCGCGCTCAGCATGGACTACTACGGCATGAGCTGCCCGTTCGCGGAGATGATCGTCCGCAGCGTCGTCGGCGAGGCGCTCATGAAGGACCCCAccctcgccgccggcctccTCAGGCTTCACTTCCATGACTGCTTCGTGCAG GGCTGCGACGCGTCGGTTCTGCTGGACTCGACGGCGGGGAACACGGCGGAGAAGGACGCGCTGGCGAACAAGAGCCTGCGAGGGTACGAGGTCATCGACCGCATCAAGCAGATCATGGAGGCGCAGTGCCCTGGCATCGTCTCCTGTGCCGACATCATCGCGTTCGCCGCCAGGGACGCCGTGTTCATGGCGGGCGGGCCCTACTACGGCGTGCCCAATGGGCGGCGCGACGGGACCCGTTCCAGCGCCGCCGACACCATAGCCCTCCCGGCGCCGACCCTGAACGCGTCGACGCTCATCCAGATGTTCGGCTCGCACGGCCTCAACGCCCGGGACATGGTGGCGCTGTCGGGGGGCCACACGCTGGGCGTGGCCCACTGCGCGTCGTTCAAGAACCGGCTGCAGGGCGAGGCGGCGACGCTGGACGCGTCGCTGGCGTCGTCGCTGGGCGCCACCTGCGCCAACGGTGACTCCGCGACGGCGCCGTTCGACCGGACGAGCAACGCGTTCGACGGCGTGTACTTTCGGGAGCTGCAGTCGCGGCGGGGCCTGCTGAGCTCGGACCAGACGCTGTTCGAGTCGCCGGAGACGAGGGCGCTGGTGAACATGTTCGCGACGAACCAGGCCTACTTCTTCTTCGCTTTCCAGCAGGGGATGCTCAAGATGGGGCAGCTCGACCTCAAGGAGGGAACGCAGGGCGAGATCAGGAAGAGCTGCCGGGTCGTCAACTCCTACTAG
- the LOC133896360 gene encoding GDSL esterase/lipase At1g71691-like, whose product MAGGLRQWRLLLGVMLALTAPVVAAEGGGARAPALFVFGDSLIDSGNNNNLASLAKANYFPYGIDFADGPTGRFCNGYTIVDELAQLLGLPLVPPYSQVSSVQQILQGVNYASAAAGILDDSGQNFVGRIPFNQQISNFESTVAQIAGAVGAAAAAGRLGRSILFVGMGSNDYLNNYLMPNYDTRRRYNPQQFADLLVRQYASQLTRLYNAGARKFVVAGVGSMGCIPSVLAQSLMGRCSQEVNDLVLPFNANVRAMLDGLNADLPGARFTYLDNFRVFRAILGDPASFGFSVVDEGCCGIGRNGGQVTCLPFMPPCADRERYVFWDAYHPTAAVNVIIANQAFHGGADVVAPINVRQLANL is encoded by the exons ATGGCCGGCGGCCTCCGGCAGTGGCGGCTGCTCCTCGGCGTGATGCTCGCGCTCACGGCGCCTGTTGTGGCGGCAGAAGGCGGAGGGGCGAGGGCGCCGGCGCTGTTCGTGTTCGGGGACTCGCTGATCGACAgcggcaacaacaacaacctgGCGTCGCTCGCCAAGGCCAATTACTTCCCCTACGGCATCGACTTCGCCGACGGGCCCACCGGACGGTTCTGCAACGGATACACCATCGTCGACGAGCTCG CTCAGCTGCTGGGGCTGCCCCTGGTGCCGCCCTACTCTCAGGTATCATCCGTCCAGCAGATCCTGCAGGGCGTCAACTAcgcttccgccgccgccgggatCCTCGACGACAGCGGCCAAAACTTC GTGGGGCGGATCCCGTTCAACCAGCAGATCAGCAACTTCGAGTCGACGGTGGCCCAGATCGCCGGCGCggtcggcgcggcggcggcggccggcaggCTGGGGCGGTCCATCCTGTTCGTCGGGATGGGGAGCAACGACTACCTGAACAACTACCTCATGCCCAACTACGACACCAGGCGCCGGTACAACCCGCAGCAGTTCGCCGACCTCCTCGTCCGCCAGTACGCCTCCCAGCTCACC AGGCTGTACAATGCCGGGGCGAGGAAGTTTGTGGTGGCCGGCGTGGGGTCGATGGGGTGCATCCCGAGCGTGCTGGCGCAGAGCCTCATGGGCCGGTGCTCGCAGGAGGTGAACGACCTCGTGCTGCCGTTCAACGCCAACGTGAGAGCGATGCTCGACGGCCTGAACGCCGACCTCCCCGGAGCCCGGTTCACGTACCTCGACAACTTCCGGGTGTTCCGAGCCATCCTCGGCGACCCAGCCTCCTTCG gGTTCAGCGTGGTGGACGAAGGGTGCTGCGGGATCGGGAGGAACGGCGGGCAGGTGACGTGCCTGCCGTTCATGCCGCCGTGCGCGGACCGGGAGCGCTACGTGTTCTGGGACGCGTACCACCCGACGGCGGCGGTCAACGTGATCATCGCCAATCAGGCGTTCCACGGCGGCGCCGACGTCGTCGCCCCCATCAACGTTCGCCAGCTTGCCAACCTCTGA